The Edaphobacter flagellatus sequence TCGGCCCACACGAAGAACTCGTCCCCGGCACCTTCTACCGCGCCGAGATCACCGAGTCCCACGACTACGACGTAGTCGTGAGAATCATCGAATAACTAATTTGCGCCCAAAATCGCTCGAGTAACACTTTGGAAAAGCTCTTGAGGATTGTTCGTGCAGCCTTGGCCCCCATGCTCAGCGGTCTCTCGCTTGTGCTGGGGAGCGTTGGAACTTGCATAAAAGAAAAATGGCGTTTGATCTCCACCAGAACGAACAGCATCCAGTAAAACGTAGCCTTCTCTTGGTCCTTCGCGTCGACCCATGTCAGAAATTATCGCTGCGAATTTCCGAGTAGAAAGTATGCGTAATGCTTCGTTGGTCGATTCAGCCAAAGTAAACGTTATTCCGACTGACTCAAATGCACTTCTCTCATGAATATTGTTGTCGGGCCGATCATCCACCCACAAAACCTGCCTGCGCCACCCATCTGGCGCAGGAGAAGTCGCCGTTGGCTTGGCATGCTGAACCATCTCTACTAAGTGTTCAACTTCAAGAGATGTCGTTGGAGGTTGACTTTTCGCGGAAGCAAGCGTCAACGAAGCAACCGCTGACATTTGCATCTTCATATAGTTTTCTTCATTTTTAAAGTCTTCGGGCGCAAATAGCTTCCCACTATGCTTGCTCACTAACCAACAAAAAACACTCAATACCAAAACCGGAAAGCCAACAAGAAAATAGATCAGAGGGGTCTTTTGTTCAGCTGTAAAGGAACTACTAAAGGCGGTTACGAGACAAGCAAACCCGTATACAAGCACTATAAACAGCGCAATGATCCCTAGTGGATTACGCGCAAGGCCTTTGGCTGTTTCTCCAAAATCTTTGGTATCACTCAAGGCACCGTCCTCAGTTGAACTAATAGGAAACTTGGGTAAGGATAAGGGGACTACTACCTTGCGTACAAGCTCAAATGAGCATTCGCTGTTGCGTGAATCCACGGAATCCCTCTTGCATCCTATTTGGTAACACAGGAGACGACATGGACCTGCAGCTCAAAGGCAAAACAGCAATCGTCACCGGAGGGTCCGCAGGCATCGGCCTCGCCATCACCAAGGCTCTTGCCGCTGAAGGCGTCACGGTCACAGTCCCCGGACGCAGCAAAGAGAAGCTCGACAAAGCCCTCGCCGGAATCAGCAACGTCAAAGGCGTCGTCGCCGATCCCGGAACCGCCGAAGGCGCAGCTTCACTTATTCAGCAGGTCCCCGACACCGATATTCTGATCAACAACCTCGGCATCTACGAGCCCAAGCCCTTCGCCGAGATCACCGACGCCGACTGGCTCCGGCTCTTTGAGGTCAACGTCCTCAGCGGTGTCCGCCTCTCGCGCCACTACTTTCCGCGTATGCTCGAGCGCAACTGGGGCCGCGTCATCTTCATCTCGTCGGAGTCCGGCATCATGACGCCGCCTGAGATGATCCACTACGGCGTCACCAAATCCTCACAACTCGCCATCTCGCGCGGCCTTGCCGAACTCACCAAAGGCACTACGGTTACGGTCAACACCATCCTGCCGGGACCAACACGCTCCGAGGGCATCGTGGATTTCCTCAAAAACATCTCTTCGGAAAAGAACCCGACGCCTGAGCAGGCAGAGAAGGAGTTCTTTGAGAAGCATCGCTCCAGCTCGCTGCTGCAGCGGCTGATCAAAAGCGAGGAGATCGCGAGCCTCGTCGCCTACATTGCCAGCCCACTCTCTGCCGCGACCAATGGCGCTGCTCTGCGTGCCGAAGGCGGCCTGCTGCGCTCCATTGCCTGATGGAGCTGCAGCTATCCTTGATCACGCAGAGATTTACAATCGATATTGCAATGGCTAAAGCACTTTTCTGTCCGACCTGTCGTAATGTCGTCCTCGCCGAGAACGAAAACTTCCCTTTCTGTTCGGATCGATGCCGTCTGCTCGACCTTGGCAAGTGGGCCTCAGGCGATTACAAGGTCTCGACGCCGATTCAGGACCCGGATCTGCTGGAAGAGCTTTCGCGCTCGAAGCGCGATAAGCCGAGCGATGGTGGCGACGAAGACTAGTGGCGAACTCCAACGTTCAGCTTCGCCCGCCTGCAGAGAAAAAAACGCTTTGGGCATGGACGCTCGGCACCTTCTTCGGTGCGGGTCTGCTTAAACCTGGCCCCGGAACTTACGGCTCTATCGCTGCGCTCATCCTCTGGTATGTTGCGGGCCACATCGTTCATCCTTCGACGACCGCACTTGCCGTGGGCACAGCGATCGCTGCGGTCGTGATTACTCTTATCGGCATCCCTGTCGCCACGATTGTCGCAAGAGAGTCCGGCCGCGAAGACCCCGGCCATGTGGTGATTGACGAAGCTGCAGGCCAGTTGATCGCGCTGATCGGACTGCCATGCGTTCCGGGATATGCTGTGCTTGGCCTTCTGCTCTTTCGCCTCTTCGATATCTTCAAACCCTGGCCCATACGTCGCTTCGAAGCTCTGCCTGAAGGCACGGGCATCATGATGGACGATGTTGCCGCAGGTGTCCTTGCGCTGATTCTGGGTCACATCGTTCAGCATCTGCTGTAGCGCAGCGAACAACCTTGTTTTGGTCCGGCTGGCAGTCTACCCTTAACAGTGAATGAGCCTCTTCAGCACCACATCGCCTCACGCACCGCACATTACGCGCATCTCACCGCCTGCGGCTATGCCCGGCGGCGAGGTCGAGCTGCACGGCACGCACCTTGACCCCGGCAGTAATCGCATGCCCCATGCGACGATCGGAGATGTCTTCGCCCCGGTCAGCCTCAGCCGGCCCGGCCGGGCAAGCGTTCGCGTGCAGGACGGCAGCATCTCCGGCGAGCTGATTCTGCACCGTAACGGTGAGGTGTCGAATCCAGTGACACTTCGCGTCGCTGTGCCGATGGCAGAAAACCTGCATCCAGTCGCCAATCCTGCAGTAGACGCGAACGGACAGGTCTTTACGACACTCTCGGGAGCGCGCGGCCAGGCCACGCCTGTATCCATCTTTCGCATTCAACGCGACTTCCAGATGCTTCCGTTCGTGCGCGATCTGATGAATCCTACCGGGCTCGCCTTCGACGATGCGGGTTATCTTTATGCCAGCTCGCGAGCAGAAGGGACCGTCTATCGCATCTCGTCCGAAGGAGCCATCTCGACGTATGCCGAAGGCATGGGCATTGCGACCGGTATCGCGTTCGACCGTGAGGGCAATCTGTACGTCGGCGACCGCTCAGGAACAATCTTCAAGATCAATCCGAACCGCGAGATCTTCGTCTTCGCCACGCTTGAGCCCTCCATCGCTGCCTATCATCTGGCGTTCGACGATACAGGAACGCTTTACGTCACCGGACCGACAACTTCTTCCAATCAGGCGATTCACGCCATCGATCGGGACGGGAACACCACAATCTTTTATCAGGGGCTTGGACGCGCGCAGGGCATGGCGTTCGATGTTGCCGGCAACCTGTATGTCGCCGCGAGCCTTCACGGCCAGCGAGGCATCGTACGCATCACACCTTCACGCGAAGCGTCACTGACTGTCTCTGGCAGCAATCTTGTCGGACTGGCTTTTGTCGAAGATGGCTGCGCCGTACTGGCAACCCGCGACGCCCTGTTTCACGTAGCACTCGATATCGAAGGCCGTTCGCTGATCGGCTAAAAGCCTCTAGGCAGAGGCTTTTCTCCTACACTTCGTCACATTTGGAAAGATTCAGGTATTGAAACACACTTTCACCTGTTGACAGTCGTCTTCGCGGGGCGAGAGACTGACAAGCGTGTTTTTATTTGAAAAATAATACTTGCACTCACAGAAAACGGGACCTTCTTCGGAGGCATTTAAAGTGAAGCACTCTTTCCGCAATCTCCTGATCTGTCTGGCCCTTGGCATGTTTATCCTTTTGCCAAGCAGCTACGCTCAACAGATCACTGCCACACTCTCGGGCCTTGTGACCGACTCGACCGGCGGTGTGATACCCGGCGCGCACATCATTGCCACCAATACCGGCACCAACATCTCATTTCCCGCCGATAGCTCCGCTTCCGGTGAATACCGCATCAACCTGCTGCCGGTCGGAAACTATACCGTGAAGATTACGGCCGCCGGGTTCAAGACTTTCCAGCAGACGAACGTCGTCCTCGATCTGGGCCAGTCGGCCAGCCTGAACGCGCAGCTTACGGTCGGTGGAGCTGAAGAGACGATCGACGTCTCAACCTCCGTGCCGCTGGTGAACACAACGACCTCTGAAGTCGGCGCAACTGTGCAAAATGTTGAGATCGAGAACCTGCCCATCGTCAACCGCAACGTGTACGACCTTCTCTCGCTGGTCCCCGGCGTACAGACCAGCACAGAGAACTTCACGCTCGGCTATCCTCAGCGTGTTGTGCTGATCAACGGTGGCGTGCAGATCGCCAACTCCGGCTCCACCAGCTACTACCTCGATGGCGGCACCAACATGACCGGACTGCGTAATACCGGCAATGTGCAGCCGAACCCCGACGCCGTCGACCAGTTCCGCGTTGAGACCAACAACTACAGCGCGGAGTACGGCCGCTTCCCCAATGGCGTCATCAACGTCATCACCAAATCCGGCACCAACCAGTGGCATGGCTCAGCCTTCGAGTTCTGGCGCGAGAACGGCCTTAATGCGCTCGACTGGACGAACAATACCAATACGGCAACGACCCAGCCATTGCACCGTCATCAGTTCGGCGGCACGATCGGCGGCCCCATCATCAAGGACAAGACCTTCTTCTTCTTCAGCTATGGCGGTCTGCGGCAAATCACCTCGGGTGTTCTTAACGGAGCCATCACACCGACGACAGCTCAACGCGCAGGAGATTTTTCGGCCAGCCTGCCGACGCAGAGCGGTGCCATCACCTCATGCACACAGACTCTCAGCGCAGCAGACAAGAGCGCTGGCAACTTCATCGTCTGTAACCCAACAACTCGCAAGCCATTCGCTGGCAACATCATTCCGAAGGGACTGCTCGATCCGACGGTTCAGAATCTGGTCAATCCCAACGGCACGCTTCCGTTTATCCCTCTGCCCAACCAGCCCGGCAACTTCTATCAGGGCATTCTGCGGCTTCAGTACAACACGGATGAATACCTGCTGAAGATCGATCACAACTTCTCGGAAAAACACCGTTTCAGCGGTGAGGTCTTCGAGAATGGCGGCATCAACCAGAGCAACCCCGGCGGAAACATTGGCTGGTCCAAGCAGAACTACACCTTCCGTCAGTGGAACGCTGTGCTCAGCGACACGTATACCTTCAACCCCAGCTGGGTCAATGAGGCATGGGTGAGCTACGCACGCAATCTCGGCGGACGCATCAACACTCCAGCAATCGCCATTGGACAGTACGGCTCGGCCTTCCAGGTGCAGGGGACGCCTTCGCTTCCTGCGATCAATGTCAGTGGATTCTTCAACGCAGGTCAAGCCATCTCGGGCCCTCGCGCTGGCTCCAACTACTATGAGCTTCGCGATACCGTGCTTTGGACGCATGGCCGGCACTCTGTCCGCTTTGGCGGTAACGTATCGCTCGACAAAGACGTGCAGGAGACGCTGCTGAATAACTACGGCGTCTTTGCCTTCGCCGATTCAACCACCTCGCGTACAGGTAAAGCTCTTTCCGACTTCATCATGGGCTTGCCCAACACCATGAACCAGGATGCTCCGAACATTGCTCGCATGAACAGCTGGTATGGCGGCGCATTTATTCTCGACGACTTCCGCGTTCGTCCCAACCTGACGCTGAACCTCGGGCTGCGCTGGGACCTCCAGACCCCGCCCGTCGAGACGGACAACAAGGTCACCAACTTCAACCTGGGCCAGCAGTCCACCGTCATGCCTACAGCGCCGCTCGGCCAGCTTACCGTGGGTGATAAGGGTGTATCGCGCGGCATCGTTCCGACCCGTTGGAATCACTTTGGCCCGCGTGTCGGCTTCGCCTGGGACGTCTACGGAAATGGCAAGACGGCAGTTCGCGGCGGCTTCGGCTGGTTCTGGGGCTCGGTCTCCGGAAACGAATGGGGCGGTTCGAGCCAACCCTTCGGCCTGCGTCAGCAGTTCAACAACATTCAGTCAGTCACTAACCCCTACGGCAACTACCCAGCAGGTTCGCCGTTCCCTTACAACTACGTACCGGGCGGAACGCCGCGCTTCACGCTCCCCTTCGGCACCAACCGGACCGATCCGAACTTTGACTGGACTTCGGCCTATCAGGCGAATCTTTCGGTTGAGCAACAGTGGACGAACTCCTTTGCCACCTCGATTGGTTACGTTGGCAACATGGGCCGTCACCTGCCGTTCAGCACGGATATCAACTACCCCGTGATCGCCACTCAACAGAACCCGGTCAACTGCAACACGGCAGTGAACTGCCAATATACGAGCACCACTTCCAACGTCGATCAGCGTCGACTGATCTTGCCCGGAACGTATCAGGGCATCAGCCTCTTCGCGTCGAACCAGACCTCGACTTATCACGCTCTCCAGATCACGGCGAATAAGCGTATGAGCCGCAACTTCAGTCTGCGTTCGTACTACCTGTGGGCGAAGAACTGGTCGAGCGCCGGAATGCAGAGCAGCTCCGCTACGGTCGAGAACCCAACCAAGATGTATCTCGAGCGTGGACGTACAGACAACGACTACCGCAATAACTTTGTGGCCTCCGTCGTCTGGATGTTGGACTACTACCATGGATCAGAGTTCCTGATGAAGAACCTGATCAACGGGTGGCAGATCTCTCCCATCATCAAGCTGCGTAGCGGTTCGCCGTTCACCGTCACTTCTGGATCGGACGTCAACCTCGATGGAACCAACAACGACCGCCCGAACCTGACCGGCAATCCAGCGCGGAAGACGTCATTCAATCGGCTCGATCAGACCTCGAGATGGTTTGATTCGTCGGCCTTTACCATCCCTGCTCTCGGAAGCGATGGAACCGCACCACGAAACGTTCTGGATGCCCCAGGCTACAAGAACATAGACGTTGCGCTCTTTCGAAACTTCAAGTTCTATGAGCGCTACAACCTGCAGTTCCGTGGCGAGTTCACCAACTTCTTCAATACCGTGAACCTGTCAAACCCATCTGCGTCGCTGGCCAACTTGAGCACAGTCGGCACCATCCGCAGCGCCTCGCCTATGCGTCAAACCCAGCTGGGTCTGCGCCTTACCTTCTAACCGCATCATTTACAACGAGAAAAGCGCACCGAACTCCGGTGCGCTTTCTTATTTAACCAAACCTCTGGCTCATCGCTATTGCACTCGTGTACATTTATTCCGCAATCGTTTGCCAAAACGTTTTAGGTACTGTGGTACCCGATTAAGACGAAGCCCGAACTAATTCCTGAAGGAGAACGAAAGTGATCACCCGACGCGAATTTCTCGACACCCTCGCGGTAAGCGCAGCTGGCGCAGCCGTCAGTTCCAGCGCCAAGAGCTACGCCCAGATTGTTGGCTCCAACGACCGCGTCAACTTTGCGGTCATTGGCCTCAATAGCCGTGCCTATGCGCATCTCTCTTCCCTCAAGGCGAACGAGAAGACTGCCCGCATTACGCACGTCTGCGATGTCGATACGCCAATCCTTGATAAGTTTTCTGCGGCAACCGAAAAGAAATTCGGCACGAAGCCGCTCAACGAGAAAGATTTCCGGAAGGTGCTGGCTTCGAAGGATGTCGATGCCATCACCATCGCCACTCCCGATCACTGGCACGCACCCATGGCCATTGCGGGTGTCGAAGCCGGCAAGCA is a genomic window containing:
- a CDS encoding TonB-dependent receptor gives rise to the protein MKHSFRNLLICLALGMFILLPSSYAQQITATLSGLVTDSTGGVIPGAHIIATNTGTNISFPADSSASGEYRINLLPVGNYTVKITAAGFKTFQQTNVVLDLGQSASLNAQLTVGGAEETIDVSTSVPLVNTTTSEVGATVQNVEIENLPIVNRNVYDLLSLVPGVQTSTENFTLGYPQRVVLINGGVQIANSGSTSYYLDGGTNMTGLRNTGNVQPNPDAVDQFRVETNNYSAEYGRFPNGVINVITKSGTNQWHGSAFEFWRENGLNALDWTNNTNTATTQPLHRHQFGGTIGGPIIKDKTFFFFSYGGLRQITSGVLNGAITPTTAQRAGDFSASLPTQSGAITSCTQTLSAADKSAGNFIVCNPTTRKPFAGNIIPKGLLDPTVQNLVNPNGTLPFIPLPNQPGNFYQGILRLQYNTDEYLLKIDHNFSEKHRFSGEVFENGGINQSNPGGNIGWSKQNYTFRQWNAVLSDTYTFNPSWVNEAWVSYARNLGGRINTPAIAIGQYGSAFQVQGTPSLPAINVSGFFNAGQAISGPRAGSNYYELRDTVLWTHGRHSVRFGGNVSLDKDVQETLLNNYGVFAFADSTTSRTGKALSDFIMGLPNTMNQDAPNIARMNSWYGGAFILDDFRVRPNLTLNLGLRWDLQTPPVETDNKVTNFNLGQQSTVMPTAPLGQLTVGDKGVSRGIVPTRWNHFGPRVGFAWDVYGNGKTAVRGGFGWFWGSVSGNEWGGSSQPFGLRQQFNNIQSVTNPYGNYPAGSPFPYNYVPGGTPRFTLPFGTNRTDPNFDWTSAYQANLSVEQQWTNSFATSIGYVGNMGRHLPFSTDINYPVIATQQNPVNCNTAVNCQYTSTTSNVDQRRLILPGTYQGISLFASNQTSTYHALQITANKRMSRNFSLRSYYLWAKNWSSAGMQSSSATVENPTKMYLERGRTDNDYRNNFVASVVWMLDYYHGSEFLMKNLINGWQISPIIKLRSGSPFTVTSGSDVNLDGTNNDRPNLTGNPARKTSFNRLDQTSRWFDSSAFTIPALGSDGTAPRNVLDAPGYKNIDVALFRNFKFYERYNLQFRGEFTNFFNTVNLSNPSASLANLSTVGTIRSASPMRQTQLGLRLTF
- a CDS encoding SDR family NAD(P)-dependent oxidoreductase, which translates into the protein MDLQLKGKTAIVTGGSAGIGLAITKALAAEGVTVTVPGRSKEKLDKALAGISNVKGVVADPGTAEGAASLIQQVPDTDILINNLGIYEPKPFAEITDADWLRLFEVNVLSGVRLSRHYFPRMLERNWGRVIFISSESGIMTPPEMIHYGVTKSSQLAISRGLAELTKGTTVTVNTILPGPTRSEGIVDFLKNISSEKNPTPEQAEKEFFEKHRSSSLLQRLIKSEEIASLVAYIASPLSAATNGAALRAEGGLLRSIA
- a CDS encoding response regulator, producing the protein MSDTKDFGETAKGLARNPLGIIALFIVLVYGFACLVTAFSSSFTAEQKTPLIYFLVGFPVLVLSVFCWLVSKHSGKLFAPEDFKNEENYMKMQMSAVASLTLASAKSQPPTTSLEVEHLVEMVQHAKPTATSPAPDGWRRQVLWVDDRPDNNIHERSAFESVGITFTLAESTNEALRILSTRKFAAIISDMGRREGPREGYVLLDAVRSGGDQTPFFFYASSNAPQHKRETAEHGGQGCTNNPQELFQSVTRAILGAN
- a CDS encoding DNA gyrase inhibitor YacG encodes the protein MAKALFCPTCRNVVLAENENFPFCSDRCRLLDLGKWASGDYKVSTPIQDPDLLEELSRSKRDKPSDGGDED
- a CDS encoding SMP-30/gluconolactonase/LRE family protein, coding for MSLFSTTSPHAPHITRISPPAAMPGGEVELHGTHLDPGSNRMPHATIGDVFAPVSLSRPGRASVRVQDGSISGELILHRNGEVSNPVTLRVAVPMAENLHPVANPAVDANGQVFTTLSGARGQATPVSIFRIQRDFQMLPFVRDLMNPTGLAFDDAGYLYASSRAEGTVYRISSEGAISTYAEGMGIATGIAFDREGNLYVGDRSGTIFKINPNREIFVFATLEPSIAAYHLAFDDTGTLYVTGPTTSSNQAIHAIDRDGNTTIFYQGLGRAQGMAFDVAGNLYVAASLHGQRGIVRITPSREASLTVSGSNLVGLAFVEDGCAVLATRDALFHVALDIEGRSLIG
- a CDS encoding phosphatidylglycerophosphatase A family protein codes for the protein MANSNVQLRPPAEKKTLWAWTLGTFFGAGLLKPGPGTYGSIAALILWYVAGHIVHPSTTALAVGTAIAAVVITLIGIPVATIVARESGREDPGHVVIDEAAGQLIALIGLPCVPGYAVLGLLLFRLFDIFKPWPIRRFEALPEGTGIMMDDVAAGVLALILGHIVQHLL